One stretch of Heptranchias perlo isolate sHepPer1 chromosome 41, sHepPer1.hap1, whole genome shotgun sequence DNA includes these proteins:
- the LOC137306038 gene encoding ADP-ribosylation factor 6-like — MGGAFAKIFGSKEMRILMLGLDAAGKTTILYKLKLGQSVTTIPTVGFNVETVTYKNVKFNVWDVGGQDKIRPLWRHYYTGTQGLIFVVDCADRDRIDEAKQELHRIINDREMRDAIILIFANKQDLPDAMKPHEIQEKLGLTRIRDRNWYVQPSCATSGDGLHEGLTWLNSNYKS, encoded by the coding sequence ATGGGCGGCGCGTTTGCCAAGATATTCGGCAGCAAGGAGATGAGGATACTGATGCTGGGCTTGGACGCCGCCGGGAAGACCACCATCCTGTACAAGCTGAAGCTGGGCCAGTCGGTCACCACCATCCCCACCGTGGGCTTCAACGTGGAGACGGTGACTTACAAGAACGTGAAGTTCAACGTGTGGGACGTCGGCGGCCAGGATAAGATCAGGCCGCTGTGGAGGCACTACTACACGGGCACGCAGGGGTTAATCTTCGTGGTGGACTGCGCCGACCGCGACCGCATCGACGAGGCCAAGCAGGAGCTGCACCGGATCATCAACGACCGCGAGATGAGGGATGCCATCATCCTGATCTTCGCCAACAAGCAGGACCTGCCCGATGCCATGAAACCGCACGAGAtccaggagaagctgggattgaccAGGATCAGGGACAGGAATTGGTACGTGCAGCCGTCCTGCGCCACCTCGGGAGACGGACTCCATGAGGGACTCACCTGGCTAAATTCAAATTACAAATCCTAA